From the genome of Lotus japonicus ecotype B-129 chromosome 6, LjGifu_v1.2, one region includes:
- the LOC130724527 gene encoding protein yippee-like, translating into MGRLFVVNLEGRIYSCKHCRTHLALYEDIISKTFHSRNGKAYLFNKVVNISLGEKEDRMMMTGLHTVADIFCVGCGSMVGWKYETAHDKGQKYKEGKSVLERYKMSGPDGSNYWISHEANIGGSDADDA; encoded by the exons ATGGGTAGGTTGTTTGTGGTCAATCTGGAAGGGAGGATCTACAGCTGCAAACACTGCCGCACCCATCTTGCGCTATATGAAGATATCATCTCCAAG ACTTTCCACTCCAGAAATGGGAAAGCTTATCTCTTCAATAAGGT CGTGAATATTTCTCTTGGTGAAAAAGAGGATAGAATGATGATGACTGGGTTACATACTGTGGCTGACATTTTCTGTGTGGGTTGCGGATCGATGGTCGGTTGGAAATAT GAGACTGCCCATGATAAAGGCCAGAAGTACAAGGAAGGAAAATCTGTGCTTGAACG GTACAAAATGTCAGGTCCTGACGGAAGCAATTATTGGATCAGCCATGAAGCAAATATTGGTGGAAGTGATGCAGATGATGCTTAA
- the LOC130724526 gene encoding uncharacterized protein LOC130724526: MRRAPGRPKKKRVRAADEPRDPHKLQRFQSTVFCGNCRRAGHNIRSCKAKTAADIVIPPGGNKKQKKKTKEASGSGTTEGATTQQPPLNPTNGASQQQPQGASQQPPQGAQFNVGVLTQEVPSQGGSSRNEVGTTSRTKKRSRASLSVVET; encoded by the exons ATGAGGAGGGCTCCTGGAAGACCAAAGAAAAAAAGGGTGAGGGCTGCTGATGAGCCCAGAGATCCACATAAGCTGCAAAGGTTTCAATCAACTGTCTTTTGTGGCAACTGTAGAAGGGCAGGCCACAACATCAGATCATGCAAGGCAAAAACAGCTGCTGATATTGTTATTCCACCAGGAGGGAATAAG aaacagaagaagaagactaaAGAGGCAAGTGGCAGTGGAACAACTGAGGGAGCAACAACTCAGCAACCACCCCTAAACCCAACTAATGGAGCATCTCAGCAACAACCCCAGGGAGCATCTCAGCAACCACCTCAAGGAGCACAATTCAATGTTGGTGTCTTGACTCAAGAAGTTCCATCACAGGGAGGAAGCTCAAGAAATGAAGTGGGAACTACATCAAGGACCAAAAAGAGGTCAAGAGCATCATTGAGTGTTGTGGAAACTTAA
- the LOC130723919 gene encoding uncharacterized protein LOC130723919 has protein sequence MERGSQMSSGSSMTHGSVRGTTRVCDCGAESKLVTCWVGENAGRRFYGCGKYQVYGRRLCSYFHWYDGEGNVRDRKVISGLIRKLEVHKKKEIYLTRCCVIGWGLSAVFLLVIVMLLLKIYLRK, from the exons ATGGAAAGAGGAAGCCAAATGTCAAGTGGAAGCTCCATGACCCATGGGTCTGTTCGAGGAACGACAAGGGTTTGCGATTGTGGGGCTGAGTCGAAACTAGTTACATGTTGGGTGGGTGAAAATGCTGGCCGGCGATTCTATGGATGTGGAAAATATCAA GTTTATGGGAGGAGGTTGTGCTCATATTTTCATTGGTATGATGGGGAAGGCAATGTACGTGATAGGAAGGTTATTTCTGGGCTAATCCGCAAGCTTGAAGTGCATAAGAAGAAGGAGATCTATTTGACTAGGTGTTGTGTCATTGGGTGGGGACTTAGTGCAGTTTTTCTGCTTGTGATTgtaatgttgttgctgaaaaTTTACCTTAGGAAATAG